A stretch of Porites lutea chromosome 5, jaPorLute2.1, whole genome shotgun sequence DNA encodes these proteins:
- the LOC140938367 gene encoding probable G-protein coupled receptor 19: MNNETSWLLTTATWNKSSFNNDTETTGPTIYVFTPAPYAAKQVLYFLQAFLGGTGFVGCCLIFYFLWKKPKPNPLQAHSFAKNLTMYVRSLCLSDLLSCAVSLPLVCLQMSFDVFQSGWACKIVRYLNFVFPVITINILVVISLEKYLSTRPIPRTFRVSTVRKMIIAAWLLGIHVMLFPAATYDGIRVDLNDTHYTVICRNVELFYPFKITLILFPIQFLLPTVFIIYVNVSLIRTVWIKRKRQLSCNMNNAFKNHLRATRIKGISLLIALTFAFIFPFSLFIVNTAYTQIAKPQRDFSTDYMIRYGSGSIAFLNPLLNFIIYFAQMKDFRELLRKRFFPKKE; the protein is encoded by the coding sequence ATGAATAACGAAACATCGTGGCTTCTTACCACTGCGACTTGGAATAAATCATCTTTTAACAATGATACAGAAACAACTGGTCCCACCATCTACGTCTTTACGCCTGCTCCATACGCGGCAAAACAAGTCCTCTACTTCCTCCAGGCTTTTCTTGGCGGAACTGGATTTGTAGGTTGCTGTCTCATCTTTTACTTTTTGTGGAAAAAGCCCAAACCAAATCCACTACAGGCACACTCCTTTGCGAAGAATCTAACCATGTATGTAAGAAGTCTTTGCTTGTCAGACCTGCTTTCTTGTGCGGTATCCTTGCCTCTTGTCTGTTTGCAGATGTCGTTCGATGTGTTCCAAAGCGGCTGGGCTTGTAAGATAGTTCGATACCTAAACTTCGTCTTTCCTGTCATCACAATCAACATTCTAGTAGTGATAAGTCTCGAGAAGTATTTGTCAACTCGCCCTATCCCACGAACATTTCGTGTATCGACAGTGCGGAAAATGATTATAGCAGCATGGTTATTAGGAATTCATGTGATGCTGTTTCCCGCAGCCACGTACGATGGAATACGAGTCGACCTTAACGACACTCATTACACTGTCATATGCCGAAATGTTGAGCTTTTCTATCCGTTCAAAATAACCCTTATTCTCTTCCCAATACAATTCCTACTTCCCACTGTATTCATCATATACGTTAATGTATCTTTAATAAGAACTGTATGGATAAAGCGTAAAAGACAACTTTCTTGTAATATGAACAATGCGTTCAAGAATCATTTGAGAGCCACAAGAATCAAAGGAATATCTCTTCTTATAGCCCTGACATTCGCCTTTATTTTTCCCTTCTCTCTCTTTATAGTCAATACAGCTTATACACAGATTGCTAAACCACAACGTGATTTCTCAACTGACTATATGATACGTTATGGTTCTGGCAGTATAGCATTTCTAAACCCTCTGTTAA